In the Pseudolabrys taiwanensis genome, one interval contains:
- a CDS encoding PAS-domain containing protein, translating to MPEIIRTANERLRSRPWRGGFLTAFATINLCGTFLTPARASVGPALAVIEPLRSLAGAFGSQEMATLTLTLGLGCFAVLSTVALMRARRRNSLLESVSRDEAMALHSEIDRLKAMLMAEPQVLVAWAAAADAPDILGETSIVVPGGVPERVLAFGTWLEPAAAQQMEHAVERLRSEGHGFVMNLTTRIGRPIEAEGRAVGGSAILRLRDVSGFERDLIELAARHEKLSSDVATMRELLDSLPAPVWARDQHGQLVFVNEAYARAVEATDPTDAVSRSLELLDRNARAEVVRARAANETYAGRVPAIAAGERRIFDVVDAPAGKGSVGMALDRTEAEGMRGELARMVEAHRRVLDQLATGVAIFNVDRKLIFYNAAFRSLFELNAGFLDQNPTDSAVLDTLRANRKLPEQQNFREWKQQLYEAYRAVEPQEHMWHLPDNRTMRVVTTPNPEGGVTYLYDDVTEGLDMHRRYDALIKVQSETLDHLAEAVAVFGSDGRVRLHNPAFQRMWKLTPEALDQHPHVEAVTAWCQVQHDDNLIWRNLRGAVTAIDGREPLVARIERRDGMMIDVTTMPLPDGATLVTFQDVSDTVNVERALRERNEALVAADSIKIDFVHHVSYELRSPLTNIIGFAHILGDAAFGPLTEKQREYLGYITTSTNALLAIINNILDLATIDAGAMTLNLGEVDIRASMVAAAEGVQDRLVKSNITLDIRALPTIGSFTADERRLRQILFNLLSNAVGFSPEGETITFAAERRPDAVVFSVIDHGPGIPPEDKERVFKWFETDPRGSEHRGPGLGLSLVRSFVELHGGTVTIDSVLGQGTTVTCVFPVAQQAKQSAA from the coding sequence ATGCCGGAGATAATCCGGACGGCGAACGAGAGGCTGCGTTCTCGTCCGTGGCGAGGCGGATTCTTAACCGCCTTCGCAACCATAAACCTTTGTGGGACGTTCCTGACGCCGGCGCGCGCCAGCGTCGGCCCTGCGCTTGCGGTGATCGAGCCGCTGCGCTCGCTCGCCGGTGCCTTTGGCAGCCAGGAGATGGCGACGCTCACCTTGACCCTGGGCCTGGGCTGCTTCGCCGTTCTCTCCACCGTGGCGCTGATGCGTGCGCGCCGTCGCAACAGCTTGCTCGAGAGCGTGTCGCGCGACGAAGCGATGGCGCTGCACTCCGAGATCGATCGGCTCAAGGCCATGCTGATGGCCGAACCGCAGGTGTTGGTCGCCTGGGCTGCCGCGGCCGATGCGCCGGACATTCTCGGCGAGACGTCGATCGTCGTGCCCGGCGGTGTGCCCGAGCGCGTCCTTGCGTTTGGCACATGGCTCGAGCCGGCGGCGGCGCAGCAGATGGAGCACGCGGTCGAACGGCTGCGCAGCGAGGGCCATGGCTTCGTCATGAATCTGACGACGCGGATCGGCCGTCCCATCGAAGCGGAAGGCCGCGCCGTCGGCGGCAGCGCCATCCTGCGTCTGCGCGACGTCAGTGGCTTCGAGCGCGATTTGATTGAACTTGCCGCCCGTCACGAAAAGCTGTCGAGCGACGTCGCAACGATGCGGGAGCTGCTCGACTCGCTGCCCGCCCCGGTATGGGCACGCGACCAGCACGGCCAGTTGGTGTTCGTGAACGAGGCTTATGCGCGCGCCGTCGAGGCCACCGATCCGACCGACGCCGTTTCGCGCTCGCTGGAATTGCTCGATCGCAACGCGCGCGCCGAGGTCGTGCGCGCCCGCGCGGCCAACGAAACGTATGCAGGGCGCGTCCCGGCGATCGCGGCCGGCGAACGCCGCATCTTCGACGTGGTCGATGCGCCGGCCGGCAAAGGCAGCGTCGGCATGGCGCTCGACCGCACCGAGGCCGAAGGCATGCGCGGCGAACTCGCGCGCATGGTGGAGGCGCATCGCCGCGTGCTCGATCAGCTCGCGACCGGCGTCGCCATCTTCAATGTCGATCGCAAACTGATCTTCTACAACGCCGCCTTCCGCTCGCTGTTCGAGCTCAATGCCGGCTTCCTCGATCAGAACCCAACCGATTCGGCCGTTCTCGACACCTTGCGCGCGAACCGCAAGCTGCCGGAGCAGCAGAATTTCCGGGAATGGAAGCAGCAGCTTTACGAAGCCTATCGCGCCGTCGAGCCGCAGGAGCATATGTGGCACCTGCCCGATAACCGCACGATGCGCGTCGTCACCACGCCCAATCCCGAAGGCGGCGTCACTTATCTCTACGATGACGTGACCGAAGGCCTCGATATGCACCGGCGCTACGACGCGCTCATCAAGGTGCAGAGCGAGACGCTCGACCATCTTGCCGAGGCGGTGGCGGTGTTCGGCTCGGACGGCCGCGTGCGCCTGCACAATCCGGCCTTCCAGCGCATGTGGAAGCTGACGCCGGAGGCGCTCGATCAGCACCCGCACGTCGAGGCGGTGACCGCCTGGTGTCAGGTGCAGCACGACGACAATCTCATCTGGCGCAATCTGCGCGGGGCGGTGACGGCCATCGACGGCCGCGAGCCCCTGGTGGCGCGCATCGAGCGTCGCGACGGCATGATGATCGATGTGACCACGATGCCGCTGCCGGACGGCGCCACGTTGGTTACCTTCCAGGACGTGTCCGACACGGTGAATGTCGAGCGCGCGCTACGCGAGCGCAACGAAGCGCTAGTGGCCGCCGACTCGATCAAGATCGATTTCGTGCACCACGTGTCGTACGAACTGCGCTCGCCGCTGACCAACATCATCGGCTTCGCGCACATCCTCGGCGACGCGGCCTTCGGCCCGCTCACCGAAAAGCAGCGCGAATATCTCGGTTACATCACCACTTCGACCAACGCGCTGCTCGCGATCATCAACAACATCCTCGACCTTGCCACCATCGATGCGGGCGCAATGACGCTCAATCTCGGCGAGGTCGATATCCGCGCCAGCATGGTGGCGGCCGCCGAAGGCGTGCAGGACCGGCTCGTCAAGAGCAACATCACGCTCGACATCCGCGCGCTGCCCACGATCGGATCGTTCACCGCCGACGAGCGGCGGCTGCGGCAGATCCTGTTCAATCTCCTGTCCAATGCGGTCGGCTTCTCGCCGGAGGGTGAGACGATCACCTTCGCCGCCGAGCGGCGTCCGGACGCGGTGGTGTTCTCCGTGATCGATCACGGGCCCGGCATTCCGCCGGAGGACAAGGAGAGGGTGTTCAAGTGGTTCGAGACCGATCCGCGCGGGTCGGAGCATCGCGGCCCGGGCCTGGGGCTGTCACTGGTGCGGTCGTTCGTCGAGCTGCATGGCGGCACGGTCACGATCGACTCCGTGCTCGGTCAAGGCACGACAGTGACCTGCGTCTTTCCGGTGGCGCAGCAGGCCAAGCAGTCGGCGGCATAA
- the tsaE gene encoding tRNA (adenosine(37)-N6)-threonylcarbamoyltransferase complex ATPase subunit type 1 TsaE produces the protein MPSTSGSYSFTVEVADEQATYRLMADIAGAIEAGDLITLSGDLGAGKTTFARALIRYLADNPTIEVPSPTFTLMQAYTLPRFNLVHADLYRLSGPDELTELGFEEFGDNAVTLLEWPDRAGSQLAADRFDIAFTLDPDKARSFRHVHVTGYGSCAARAERIDTVRRFLIGNGFGVASRIRIQGDASTRSYERLVRDGASYILMNSPKRPDGPPVRDGKPYSAIAHLAETVTPFMAIARALHERGFSAPKIFAADSGDGLIVLEDLGNELVVDGEPPVPIEARYGVATDVLSALHAMKLPDTLPVSPGVIYTVPPYDIGAMLIEVELLLDWYLPKLQAPAAPEQRAEYVALWREALQPAIEAAPTWVLRDYHSPNLLWLPEREGIKRIGLLDFQDAVMGPPAYDVASLLQDARVDVSEKLELTLLTRYLRARHAADPGFDAGAFARLYATMAAQRASKILGIFARLEKRDHKPQYLRHLPRVWGYLQRSLAHPALGPLQAWYRANVPSLNSL, from the coding sequence ATGCCCTCGACGAGCGGCAGCTACAGCTTCACGGTCGAGGTCGCCGACGAGCAGGCGACCTATCGGCTGATGGCCGATATCGCCGGCGCCATCGAGGCCGGCGATCTCATCACGCTGTCGGGCGACCTCGGCGCGGGCAAGACGACGTTTGCCCGCGCGCTCATCCGCTATCTCGCCGACAATCCGACCATCGAGGTGCCGAGCCCGACCTTCACCTTGATGCAGGCCTATACGCTGCCGCGCTTCAACCTGGTCCACGCCGACCTCTATCGTCTGTCCGGACCGGATGAACTGACCGAGCTCGGCTTCGAGGAGTTCGGCGACAACGCGGTGACGCTGCTGGAGTGGCCCGACCGTGCCGGCAGCCAGCTCGCGGCCGATCGTTTCGACATCGCCTTTACGCTGGACCCCGACAAGGCGCGCAGCTTCCGCCATGTGCATGTCACCGGCTACGGCAGCTGCGCCGCGCGCGCGGAGCGCATCGACACCGTCCGGCGCTTTCTGATCGGCAACGGCTTCGGCGTTGCAAGCCGCATTCGTATTCAGGGCGATGCCTCCACGCGCTCCTACGAGCGGCTGGTGCGCGACGGCGCCAGTTATATCCTGATGAATTCGCCCAAGCGTCCGGACGGACCGCCGGTGCGCGACGGCAAGCCCTACAGCGCCATTGCCCATCTTGCCGAAACCGTGACGCCGTTCATGGCGATCGCGCGGGCGCTCCACGAACGCGGCTTCTCGGCGCCGAAGATCTTCGCCGCCGACAGCGGCGACGGCCTGATCGTGCTCGAAGATCTCGGCAACGAATTGGTGGTCGACGGCGAGCCGCCGGTGCCGATCGAGGCGCGTTACGGCGTGGCAACGGACGTGCTTTCAGCGCTGCATGCGATGAAGCTGCCCGACACTTTGCCGGTGTCGCCGGGCGTGATCTACACCGTTCCGCCTTACGATATCGGCGCGATGCTGATCGAAGTCGAATTGTTGCTCGACTGGTATCTGCCGAAGCTTCAGGCGCCGGCCGCACCTGAGCAGCGCGCGGAATATGTGGCCCTCTGGCGCGAGGCGCTCCAGCCCGCGATCGAAGCGGCGCCGACCTGGGTGTTGCGCGACTATCATTCGCCCAATCTCCTGTGGCTGCCGGAACGCGAAGGCATTAAACGCATCGGCCTTTTGGATTTTCAGGACGCGGTGATGGGCCCGCCGGCTTACGACGTCGCGTCGTTGCTGCAGGACGCGCGCGTCGACGTGTCGGAGAAGCTCGAGCTGACTTTGCTCACGCGCTACCTGCGTGCGCGGCACGCGGCCGATCCGGGCTTCGACGCGGGCGCCTTCGCGCGGCTTTATGCCACGATGGCGGCGCAACGCGCCTCGAAGATTCTGGGTATCTTCGCGCGCCTGGAGAAGCGCGACCACAAGCCGCAATATTTGCGTCATCTGCCGCGCGTATGGGGCTATCTGCAGCGATCGCTGGCGCACCCCGCGCTGGGGCCGCTCCAGGCCTGGTACCGGGCCAATGTGCCATCGCTGAATTCGCTTTGA
- a CDS encoding RrF2 family transcriptional regulator has protein sequence MPLVSRKGILAIAAVIDVAINARGRPVSAKALAARHKLPPRHLEPVLQALVREGILKGIRGPHGGYEIAREQSRITVDEILRAASRAEEAEDPPLPPSSIVSEVVQPALIEAERTFSAALGKINVEDMAKRAAPAK, from the coding sequence ATGCCGCTCGTTTCTCGCAAGGGCATTCTTGCGATAGCTGCTGTCATCGACGTTGCCATTAACGCCCGCGGCCGGCCGGTGTCGGCGAAGGCCTTGGCGGCGCGTCACAAGCTTCCACCGCGCCATCTCGAGCCGGTGCTGCAGGCATTGGTGCGTGAGGGCATCCTCAAGGGCATCCGTGGGCCGCATGGCGGCTACGAGATCGCGCGCGAGCAGAGCCGCATCACCGTCGACGAAATTCTGCGCGCCGCGAGCCGCGCCGAAGAGGCGGAAGATCCACCGCTGCCGCCGTCGTCGATCGTCAGCGAGGTGGTGCAGCCGGCGCTCATCGAAGCCGAGCGCACATTCTCGGCCGCGCTCGGCAAGATCAACGTCGAAGACATGGCCAAGCGCGCTGCTCCGGCGAAGTAA
- a CDS encoding FAD-dependent monooxygenase: MAKHKILIAGAGLGGLAAASFLMKEGHDVEVYEQAPKLEEVGAGIQISANAMHALRSLGLEEAITKVGVRPEAYEFRLHDTGELIQRFALSAEHERLHGAPYTQLHRADFHGILADRARAFKPDVVQLNKRATGFTETADGVTLNFADGSSAKGDILLGADGLKSVVRKQIVGEVPATYTGDAAWRIIVPVERLPKDFLPQVMSVFMGPGGHIVCYYLRGGALLNFVGIVETDEVSDESWTLKMPWEQLKADYAGWHPAIQTIIDKADKDKCYRWSLHNRLPIKNWSTERTTLLGDSAHATLPYLAQGAVMAIEDGAVLARALNMESDIAAALQLYQRNRIERTSRIVLQSSDNRRLFHLHSEAAIRAEFAKRDEGKDRNKWLYSYNPLTVELT, encoded by the coding sequence ATGGCAAAGCACAAGATCTTGATCGCCGGTGCCGGCCTCGGCGGTTTGGCGGCCGCTTCCTTTCTCATGAAAGAAGGCCACGACGTCGAAGTCTACGAGCAAGCGCCGAAGTTGGAGGAAGTCGGGGCTGGCATCCAGATCTCGGCCAACGCCATGCACGCGTTGCGCTCGCTGGGGCTCGAGGAGGCGATCACCAAGGTCGGCGTGCGTCCCGAGGCTTACGAATTCCGCCTGCACGACACCGGCGAGCTGATCCAACGCTTCGCGCTTTCGGCGGAGCACGAGCGCCTGCACGGCGCGCCCTACACGCAGCTTCATCGCGCCGATTTCCACGGCATCCTCGCCGATCGTGCCCGCGCCTTCAAACCGGATGTGGTGCAGCTCAACAAGCGCGCCACGGGCTTCACCGAAACGGCGGACGGCGTGACGCTGAATTTCGCCGACGGCTCGTCGGCCAAGGGCGACATACTGCTCGGCGCGGATGGGCTGAAATCCGTGGTGCGCAAGCAGATCGTCGGCGAAGTGCCGGCGACTTATACCGGCGACGCCGCCTGGCGCATCATCGTCCCGGTCGAGCGTCTGCCGAAGGATTTCCTGCCGCAGGTGATGTCGGTGTTCATGGGCCCGGGCGGCCACATCGTCTGCTATTACCTGCGCGGCGGCGCGCTGTTGAACTTCGTCGGCATCGTCGAAACCGACGAAGTGTCGGACGAGTCGTGGACGCTCAAGATGCCGTGGGAGCAGTTGAAGGCCGATTATGCCGGCTGGCATCCGGCGATCCAGACCATCATCGACAAGGCCGACAAGGACAAGTGCTACCGCTGGTCGCTGCACAACCGGCTGCCGATCAAGAACTGGAGCACCGAGCGCACCACGCTGCTCGGCGATTCCGCGCATGCGACCTTGCCCTATCTCGCGCAGGGCGCGGTGATGGCGATCGAGGACGGCGCCGTGCTGGCGCGCGCGCTCAACATGGAGAGCGACATCGCCGCGGCGCTGCAGCTCTATCAGCGCAACCGCATCGAACGCACGTCGCGCATCGTCCTGCAGTCGAGCGACAACCGCCGGCTTTTCCACCTGCATTCGGAAGCCGCGATCCGCGCCGAATTCGCCAAGCGCGACGAGGGCAAGGACCGCAACAAGTGGCTCTACTCCTATAATCCGCTGACGGTGGAACTGACCTGA
- a CDS encoding nucleotidyltransferase family protein, translating to MNTIPQTAMVLAAGLGTRMRPLTDTMPKPLVKVAGKALLDHVLDRLAEAGVERAVVNMHYLGEQIEAHVKGRAKPAIVLSDERGLLLGTGGGVVKALPLLGPAPFFHINSDTIWIDGVRPNLVRLAEAFDPDAMDALLLLASTTGSIGYSGRGDFIMQGDGRLRRRSEREVAPFVYAGAAILSPALFKDAPQGEFSLTDLFDRAAEAGRLHGLRLEGLWMHVGTPDAVGEAEKAIIASAQ from the coding sequence ATGAACACGATTCCGCAAACCGCCATGGTGCTCGCCGCCGGTCTCGGCACGCGCATGCGTCCGCTGACCGACACCATGCCGAAGCCGCTGGTGAAGGTCGCCGGCAAGGCGCTGCTCGATCACGTGCTCGACCGCCTCGCCGAGGCCGGCGTCGAACGCGCCGTGGTCAACATGCATTATCTCGGCGAACAGATCGAAGCGCATGTGAAGGGCCGGGCGAAACCGGCAATCGTCCTGTCGGACGAGCGCGGCCTTTTGCTCGGCACCGGCGGCGGCGTGGTCAAGGCATTGCCTCTGCTCGGGCCGGCACCGTTCTTCCACATCAATTCCGACACCATCTGGATCGACGGCGTGCGGCCGAATCTCGTGCGCCTCGCCGAAGCCTTCGATCCTGACGCGATGGACGCGCTGCTGCTGCTGGCATCGACGACGGGGAGCATCGGCTATAGCGGCCGCGGCGACTTCATCATGCAAGGCGACGGCCGGCTGCGGCGGCGTAGCGAGCGCGAAGTGGCGCCGTTCGTCTATGCCGGCGCCGCCATCCTGTCGCCGGCTTTGTTCAAGGATGCGCCGCAGGGCGAATTCTCGCTCACCGATCTGTTCGACCGCGCCGCCGAAGCGGGCCGCCTGCACGGCCTGCGGCTGGAAGGCCTGTGGATGCATGTCGGCACGCCGGACGCCGTCGGCGAGGCGGAAAAGGCGATCATCGCCAGCGCGCAGTGA